One segment of Pseudoalteromonas rubra DNA contains the following:
- a CDS encoding TIGR04219 family outer membrane beta-barrel protein yields the protein MKKYCLAAALSLACLAPAAQADTLLGLYLGGEAWGAEPEGSFANKGNQQDFDFSDKNFSSFYAALEHPVPLVPNVKLKYTELQLDGSAVLNETFDFGDKSFTVGGTVNTVGDLDHMDYILYYELFDNDLISFDFGLNAKHFDGEISVTGFANGETTTETVDFSGFIPLGYLRGEVGLPLTGLSVFAEGSLLAIDDSKIQDFQIGVAWEFIDNMAVDVAVRAGYRSMVVELDDVDDITTDIDASGPFAGLQVHF from the coding sequence ATGAAAAAGTACTGTTTAGCGGCAGCCTTATCTCTGGCCTGCCTCGCACCTGCAGCACAAGCAGACACTCTGTTAGGTCTGTACCTAGGTGGTGAAGCGTGGGGCGCAGAGCCTGAAGGTAGCTTTGCGAACAAGGGTAATCAGCAAGACTTTGACTTTTCTGATAAAAACTTCTCAAGCTTCTACGCCGCGCTTGAGCACCCGGTACCACTCGTCCCGAACGTTAAGCTCAAATATACCGAGTTACAACTAGATGGTTCTGCGGTACTAAATGAAACCTTCGACTTCGGTGATAAAAGCTTCACCGTGGGCGGTACGGTAAATACCGTGGGTGATTTAGACCACATGGATTACATCTTGTATTACGAGTTGTTTGATAACGATTTGATTTCGTTCGACTTTGGTTTAAATGCTAAGCATTTTGATGGCGAGATCAGCGTAACGGGTTTTGCCAATGGTGAAACCACTACAGAGACTGTCGACTTTTCAGGTTTTATCCCACTGGGTTATCTGAGAGGGGAAGTGGGTTTGCCACTGACCGGGTTGAGTGTGTTTGCTGAAGGCAGCTTGCTGGCAATTGATGACAGTAAGATCCAGGACTTCCAGATTGGGGTCGCCTGGGAGTTCATCGATAATATGGCTGTCGATGTAGCAGTTCGTGCGGGTTATCGCTCTATGGTCGTCGAATTGGATGACGTTGATGACATCACTACAGATATCGATGCATCAGGTCCATTTGCCGGCTTGCAGGTGCACTTCTAA
- a CDS encoding DUF2333 family protein — translation MDHNTHNHMGKIWAGLVAVLLLGYGLAVYWSVEPDQFDVVGSAKRHAEQSNTQLVTGYVTTHTLITVSQTLLDKPGGYLSNDVLPPSVMMDNMPAWEYGALEMVRDMALSMRKDFSRSQSQSTEHPSLKKAQPQFNISSTAWLWPSAEGEYRTGIAHLNDYLLQISNPADQTSQFYARADNLRGWLKEAEKRMGSLSQRLSASVGQDRLNTDLAGDSAANQATYAANHHEVKTSWWKIDDVFYESRGATWALLHFLRAVEYDFADVLEKKNAKVSLQQIIRELEATQETVWSPMILNGSGFGLVANHSLVMANYISRANAALIELSELLAQG, via the coding sequence ATGGATCACAACACACACAATCACATGGGTAAGATTTGGGCCGGCCTGGTCGCAGTATTGCTGCTGGGGTATGGCCTCGCAGTTTACTGGAGTGTTGAGCCCGACCAGTTCGATGTGGTCGGCAGTGCTAAACGTCATGCTGAGCAATCAAATACCCAGCTGGTGACGGGCTATGTGACGACCCATACTTTAATCACAGTATCGCAAACTTTACTCGATAAACCCGGTGGTTATTTGTCTAATGACGTACTACCACCCAGTGTGATGATGGATAACATGCCGGCATGGGAATATGGTGCGCTTGAGATGGTGCGCGATATGGCCTTGTCTATGCGCAAAGATTTTAGTCGCTCTCAGTCGCAATCGACTGAACATCCCAGCCTGAAAAAAGCCCAGCCACAATTTAACATTAGTTCCACGGCGTGGTTATGGCCCAGTGCAGAAGGGGAGTATCGTACTGGTATTGCTCACCTTAATGATTACCTGCTACAAATTTCCAACCCGGCCGATCAAACTAGTCAGTTTTATGCCCGTGCGGATAATCTCAGAGGCTGGCTAAAAGAAGCGGAAAAACGGATGGGGAGTTTAAGCCAACGATTGAGTGCCAGTGTCGGTCAGGATAGGCTGAACACCGATCTGGCAGGTGACAGTGCTGCTAATCAGGCAACCTATGCGGCGAATCACCATGAAGTGAAAACATCATGGTGGAAGATTGATGATGTATTTTATGAATCTCGCGGTGCCACCTGGGCCCTGTTACACTTTTTAAGAGCGGTAGAATACGATTTTGCGGATGTGCTCGAGAAGAAAAATGCAAAAGTGAGCCTGCAACAGATTATTCGGGAACTTGAAGCCACACAGGAGACCGTGTGGAGCCCGATGATTTTAAATGGTAGTGGTTTTGGATTGGTAGCCAATCACTCACTGGTGATGGCGAACTATATTTCCCGAGCCAATGCGGCTCTTATTGAACTCAGTGAACTTTTAGCGCAAGGATAA
- a CDS encoding copper chaperone PCu(A)C: MIKNLAFFMLCSLPWMSQAHPDHTHGESHHHAHAEQGVVQLTHATLRDFLPAASSTAGYFTLANSSQQAVTLVKAEIEGLGRVEVHEHAHVNGMMRMQKIEKLEIAPNSQVEFKPGGYHLMAFEPTKPLKVGENRKLTLYFADGNRVYGLIEVVSLKAQMHNAKNGHQHH, encoded by the coding sequence ATGATCAAAAATTTAGCCTTTTTTATGCTGTGTTCATTGCCTTGGATGTCACAGGCACATCCGGACCACACGCATGGCGAATCTCATCACCATGCGCACGCCGAACAGGGCGTAGTGCAACTGACGCACGCAACACTGCGTGACTTTTTGCCCGCGGCCAGCTCTACTGCCGGTTACTTCACACTTGCCAATAGCAGCCAACAAGCGGTGACACTAGTCAAAGCTGAAATTGAAGGGCTTGGGCGAGTGGAGGTCCACGAACACGCACATGTTAATGGCATGATGCGCATGCAAAAGATAGAAAAACTGGAGATTGCGCCTAACAGTCAAGTTGAGTTTAAGCCCGGTGGCTATCACCTGATGGCATTTGAGCCGACCAAACCATTAAAAGTAGGCGAAAATCGTAAACTTACACTATATTTTGCTGATGGCAATCGCGTCTATGGCTTGATTGAAGTGGTGTCGCTTAAAGCGCAGATGCATAACGCGAAAAATGGACATCAGCATCACTAG
- a CDS encoding PspC domain-containing protein has translation MTEHDTYYNTTRSQPPRKKLGGVCSKLANRLDMPTWLVRLITVLLALKAPVLVAMAYFIAWIMLSERT, from the coding sequence ATGACAGAACATGATACTTATTACAATACAACACGCTCGCAACCACCCCGTAAAAAACTGGGTGGGGTATGTAGCAAGCTGGCAAACAGACTGGATATGCCAACCTGGTTGGTTCGCCTAATCACAGTGTTGTTGGCATTAAAAGCACCTGTGTTAGTTGCGATGGCGTACTTTATCGCCTGGATAATGCTGTCGGAGCGCACTTAG
- a CDS encoding PspA/IM30 family protein: MALIDRIEDLIKAEFNALLDKADDPKKNQRQILTELEEALTECRSTVVQVICEQKALVRREQAVNKKAEQWQQQAEYALQKDREDLARAALMEKQACQQALQQIEEEAAQLQQVYDKLEQDAQSLSNKLAQLRQKEAQLARREHTATTQLKARSVAGQQSIAAALTRFEHLERKVERVEAEVDSYELVSNEQAQWQALETLAREEQVDKALAELKQRNQPA, encoded by the coding sequence ATGGCCTTAATCGATCGAATTGAAGATTTAATCAAAGCCGAGTTCAATGCGTTGCTCGACAAAGCAGATGATCCCAAGAAAAATCAGCGTCAGATACTGACTGAGCTGGAAGAGGCACTGACAGAGTGTCGCAGTACTGTGGTACAGGTGATCTGTGAACAAAAAGCGTTGGTGCGCCGAGAGCAAGCGGTGAATAAAAAAGCTGAACAGTGGCAGCAGCAGGCTGAGTATGCCTTGCAAAAAGACCGCGAAGATTTGGCCCGGGCTGCACTGATGGAAAAACAAGCATGTCAACAGGCGCTGCAACAAATTGAAGAGGAGGCAGCACAGCTGCAACAGGTCTACGACAAATTAGAGCAAGATGCACAATCGCTGAGTAATAAACTAGCCCAATTGCGACAAAAAGAGGCGCAGCTGGCTCGCCGGGAGCACACTGCCACCACTCAGCTGAAAGCGCGCAGTGTGGCTGGTCAACAGTCGATAGCGGCAGCCCTCACCCGCTTTGAGCATTTGGAGCGTAAGGTTGAACGGGTAGAAGCTGAGGTAGACAGTTATGAACTGGTCAGTAACGAGCAAGCACAGTGGCAGGCACTGGAAACCCTCGCTCGAGAAGAGCAGGTGGACAAGGCATTGGCTGAATTGAAACAAAGAAATCAACCGGCTTAG
- the dusA gene encoding tRNA dihydrouridine(20/20a) synthase DusA: MTNTDNSGTSAVNTGDSAFRRFSVAPMLDWTDRHCRTFHRKLTKHAVLYTEMITTGAIIFGKGDYLHFGEHEMPVALQLGGSDPEALAECAKRAEQYGYNEVNLNVGCPSDRVQNGRFGACLMAEPELVAECVAAMKSEVSIPVTVKTRIGIDEQDSYEFLTRLIDASKTAGCDDFIIHARKAWLQGLSPKENREIPPLDYPRVYKLKQDYSDLHISINGGVKTIEECQHHLAHLDGVMIGREAYSNPFMLAEVDCALYGAPAFTQTRHQVVRSMYDYIESEMSKGANFWHIARHMLGIFQNQPGARGFRRHLSENGHGKSADISVMEKALTFVPEL; encoded by the coding sequence ATGACAAATACAGATAATTCAGGCACAAGCGCAGTAAATACAGGCGATTCAGCGTTTCGTCGCTTTTCCGTTGCACCCATGTTGGATTGGACGGATCGCCATTGCCGGACCTTTCATCGTAAGCTAACTAAGCATGCGGTACTGTATACCGAAATGATCACCACTGGTGCCATCATCTTTGGTAAAGGCGATTATTTGCACTTTGGTGAGCACGAAATGCCAGTGGCACTGCAACTGGGTGGATCTGATCCCGAAGCCTTAGCTGAATGTGCTAAGCGTGCTGAGCAATACGGCTATAACGAAGTGAACCTCAATGTGGGTTGTCCATCAGACAGAGTACAAAATGGTCGCTTTGGCGCCTGTTTGATGGCAGAGCCTGAGCTGGTGGCTGAGTGTGTTGCTGCAATGAAAAGTGAAGTCTCCATACCGGTTACGGTGAAAACCCGGATTGGTATTGATGAGCAGGATTCGTATGAGTTTTTGACTCGCCTGATTGACGCCTCAAAAACAGCGGGCTGTGATGACTTTATTATTCATGCTCGTAAAGCCTGGCTACAGGGTTTAAGTCCAAAGGAAAATCGTGAGATTCCGCCGCTGGATTATCCGCGCGTGTACAAACTTAAGCAGGATTATTCGGATCTGCACATCAGTATCAATGGCGGCGTTAAAACCATTGAAGAATGTCAGCACCATCTGGCACATCTGGATGGCGTGATGATAGGTCGTGAAGCCTACAGCAACCCGTTTATGCTCGCTGAAGTTGACTGTGCTCTGTATGGCGCTCCAGCGTTTACCCAGACCCGTCATCAGGTGGTCCGTAGTATGTATGACTATATTGAATCAGAGATGTCGAAGGGGGCTAACTTTTGGCATATTGCCCGCCATATGCTGGGGATTTTCCAGAACCAACCTGGGGCACGCGGCTTCCGCCGTCACTTGTCGGAAAATGGCCATGGTAAAAGCGCCGATATCAGTGTCATGGAAAAAGCGCTGACCTTTGTTCCGGAACTATAG
- the galE gene encoding UDP-glucose 4-epimerase GalE, which translates to MTVLVTGGAGYIGSHTVLELLSEGKEVIVVDNLCNSSQQSLQRVEALTGRTATFYQGDICDKAFLDRVFAQHQIKQVIHFAGLKAVGESVQKPVEYYQNNVQGTLTLLDAMRDAGVFQLVFSSSATVYGDPASLPIREDFPVGGTTNPYGTSKLMVEMILQDLAKSDTRWAFAILRYFNPVGAHISGRIGEDPNGIPNNLLPYIAQVAVGKLDTLGVFGNDYDTHDGTGIRDYIHVVDLAIGHLKALDKIAAQVGTHIFNLGTGNGYSVLDMVKAFEKAAGKPVNYEIKPRRDGDIAACYAAPEKAFNELGWRAERGIDEMMQDTWRWQSQNPHGYKG; encoded by the coding sequence ATGACCGTCTTAGTTACCGGTGGTGCCGGGTATATTGGTTCGCATACCGTGCTGGAGTTGCTTAGTGAAGGCAAGGAAGTGATTGTTGTCGATAACTTATGTAATTCCTCCCAGCAGTCTTTGCAGCGTGTAGAGGCATTAACTGGGCGTACCGCGACGTTTTACCAGGGCGATATTTGTGACAAAGCATTTCTCGACCGAGTTTTTGCACAGCACCAGATAAAGCAGGTGATCCACTTTGCGGGATTAAAGGCGGTGGGTGAGTCGGTGCAGAAGCCGGTTGAATATTACCAAAATAATGTCCAGGGAACGTTAACCTTGCTGGATGCGATGCGCGATGCTGGCGTATTTCAGTTGGTATTTAGTTCTTCTGCGACAGTGTATGGCGATCCGGCCAGCTTACCTATTCGTGAAGATTTCCCGGTGGGAGGGACGACTAACCCGTATGGTACCTCTAAGCTGATGGTGGAGATGATCCTACAAGACTTAGCTAAGTCAGATACTCGCTGGGCATTTGCGATTTTGCGTTATTTCAACCCAGTAGGAGCGCATATATCTGGTCGAATAGGGGAAGATCCCAATGGTATTCCGAACAACCTGTTGCCTTATATTGCACAGGTTGCGGTGGGCAAGTTAGACACGCTGGGTGTTTTTGGGAATGACTATGACACACATGATGGCACGGGGATCCGTGATTACATTCATGTTGTAGATCTTGCTATTGGTCATCTCAAAGCGTTGGACAAGATTGCTGCTCAGGTAGGGACGCATATTTTTAATCTGGGTACAGGTAATGGTTATTCGGTGCTTGACATGGTTAAAGCGTTTGAAAAAGCGGCAGGTAAACCCGTGAATTATGAAATTAAACCGCGTCGTGATGGCGACATCGCGGCCTGTTATGCGGCACCTGAAAAAGCGTTTAACGAGCTGGGATGGCGAGCTGAGCGCGGCATTGATGAAATGATGCAGGACACCTGGCGCTGGCAAAGCCAAAACCCGCACGGATATAAAGGGTAA
- a CDS encoding phosphoribulokinase — protein MSAKHPIIAITGSSGAGTTTTTAAIKHIFRSLDAKAEIVEGDSFHRYTRPEMDKLKREALQEGKHLSYFGQEANDFAALEALFATYGQTGTGQVRRYLHTFDDAVPYNQLPGTFTPYQELDSNSDMLFYEGLHGGIVTEEHDVAHHVDLLIGMVPIINLEWIQKLIRDTHERGHSREAVMTSIVRSMDDYINHITPQFSRTHINFQRVPTVDTSNPFSAKDIPSLDESFVVIRFRDIKDVDFPYYLQMIQGSFMSRVNTLVVPGGKMGLAMELVLTPLIKDLLTKKRALEQIVPLDLPV, from the coding sequence ATGTCTGCAAAGCATCCAATCATCGCGATCACGGGAAGTTCCGGTGCCGGCACCACAACCACCACGGCCGCGATAAAGCACATTTTTCGCAGCCTGGACGCCAAAGCTGAGATCGTCGAAGGTGATAGCTTTCATCGTTATACTCGCCCTGAAATGGACAAGCTCAAACGCGAAGCCCTGCAAGAAGGTAAACACCTGAGCTACTTTGGTCAGGAGGCCAATGACTTTGCCGCGCTAGAAGCGTTATTTGCGACTTATGGTCAGACCGGAACCGGCCAGGTCCGGCGCTATTTGCATACCTTTGATGATGCCGTACCGTATAACCAGCTACCCGGCACCTTTACGCCTTACCAGGAACTCGATAGCAATAGTGATATGCTGTTTTATGAAGGCCTGCATGGCGGCATAGTGACCGAAGAACATGATGTCGCCCATCATGTCGACCTGCTGATTGGCATGGTGCCGATTATTAACCTGGAGTGGATCCAAAAACTGATCCGCGATACGCACGAAAGAGGTCATTCTCGTGAAGCCGTTATGACCTCAATCGTGCGCAGTATGGATGATTACATTAACCATATTACGCCCCAGTTTTCACGTACCCATATTAATTTTCAACGCGTCCCTACCGTTGATACTTCTAACCCCTTCAGTGCCAAAGACATCCCCTCGCTGGATGAGAGCTTCGTAGTGATCCGTTTCAGGGATATTAAAGATGTCGACTTCCCCTATTACCTGCAGATGATCCAGGGCAGCTTTATGTCTCGCGTTAACACCCTGGTCGTGCCTGGCGGTAAAATGGGCCTGGCCATGGAGCTGGTATTAACTCCATTGATCAAAGACTTACTTACAAAAAAACGAGCTCTGGAGCAGATTGTCCCGCTGGACTTGCCCGTTTAA
- the yjjX gene encoding inosine/xanthosine triphosphatase: MAVIKILVGSKNPVKINAARQIFTQYFPQHDIQCEGLSAPSGVADQPLGEADTLLGAQNRVQYLIDQHAADYYCAMEGGAHQFSYGPATFAFVVISNGQTESIGRSANLPLPQRIYDALLAGEELGHVMDRMFDTNNIKQKGGAIGLLTNHLATRESAYTQALLLAMAPFNHVELYS; encoded by the coding sequence ATGGCAGTTATTAAGATACTTGTCGGGTCTAAGAACCCGGTTAAAATCAATGCCGCAAGGCAGATATTCACGCAGTATTTTCCACAACACGATATTCAGTGTGAGGGCTTATCCGCGCCAAGCGGGGTTGCCGATCAGCCACTGGGTGAAGCCGATACGCTGCTGGGTGCCCAAAATCGTGTGCAATACCTGATTGACCAGCACGCCGCCGATTACTATTGTGCAATGGAAGGCGGTGCCCATCAGTTTTCCTATGGTCCTGCCACGTTTGCCTTTGTCGTCATATCCAATGGCCAGACTGAGAGCATTGGCCGCAGTGCTAACCTACCACTACCACAACGTATTTATGATGCGCTGCTGGCAGGAGAAGAATTAGGTCATGTCATGGACCGCATGTTCGATACCAACAACATTAAACAAAAAGGTGGCGCAATTGGGTTGCTGACCAATCATCTGGCAACCCGGGAAAGTGCCTACACCCAGGCTCTGTTGCTGGCGATGGCCCCCTTTAACCACGTAGAGCTATATTCATGA
- the yjjG gene encoding pyrimidine 5'-nucleotidase: MKYSHILFDADETLFSFNAFLGLKALFARYDVTFSEADNAEYQRVNKPLWVQYQNGEIDAKTLQVTRFQFWAERLNVSAETLNLGFLDAMAELCDPLPGAADLLHALQGKATLAIITNGFTALQEKRLAHTGFKDYFHSIVISEQVGVAKPDPSVFEHALSLLGTPDKSRVLMVGDTPTSDVLGANRFGIDSCWLRHPGAECPPEITPTYVIDNLAQLQALLLDPETQKAS, translated from the coding sequence ATGAAATACTCCCATATTCTATTTGATGCCGATGAAACCCTATTCAGTTTCAACGCCTTTCTGGGCCTTAAGGCCCTCTTCGCACGTTATGATGTCACGTTTAGCGAAGCCGATAACGCCGAATACCAGCGCGTCAACAAGCCTTTGTGGGTGCAGTATCAGAACGGCGAAATAGATGCTAAAACCCTGCAAGTAACGCGCTTTCAGTTCTGGGCTGAACGTTTGAATGTATCCGCTGAAACCCTCAATTTGGGCTTTCTTGATGCCATGGCAGAATTGTGTGATCCGCTGCCTGGTGCCGCTGATCTGCTGCATGCCCTGCAAGGCAAAGCAACGCTGGCTATCATCACCAACGGGTTTACTGCCTTACAAGAGAAACGTCTGGCCCATACCGGGTTTAAAGACTACTTTCACAGCATCGTAATTTCTGAACAGGTGGGGGTGGCCAAACCCGATCCGAGCGTATTCGAGCATGCTTTATCACTGCTGGGAACGCCTGATAAGTCTCGGGTGCTAATGGTCGGGGATACCCCTACCAGTGATGTACTGGGAGCCAATCGCTTTGGCATCGACAGTTGCTGGTTACGCCACCCGGGCGCTGAGTGTCCGCCGGAGATCACACCTACTTACGTCATTGATAACCTGGCGCAGCTACAGGCGCTATTGCTGGACCCGGAAACACAAAAGGCAAGCTAA
- the rlmB gene encoding 23S rRNA (guanosine(2251)-2'-O)-methyltransferase RlmB: MSNELIFGFHSIEAILSTTPERFLEIYALKGRDDKRLNAVVNEARKFGISVQFMQRKALDNKANGEQHQGIIANVKAARVLNERDLDEILARESTPFFLVLDGVTDPHNLGACLRSADAAGAHALIVPKDKSAKLNGTARKVACGAAETVPLIQVTNLARTLRDIKEAGVWVVGTAGETDTDLFDASLTGPIAVVMGAEGDGMRRLTREHCDVLVKIPMVGTVSSLNVSVATGICLFEVLRQRNAQ, encoded by the coding sequence TTGAGTAATGAATTAATTTTTGGTTTCCATTCTATTGAAGCCATTCTATCCACCACCCCTGAGCGCTTTTTAGAGATCTATGCTCTTAAGGGACGAGACGACAAACGTCTTAATGCGGTCGTCAATGAAGCACGCAAGTTTGGTATTTCTGTGCAATTTATGCAGCGGAAAGCGTTGGATAATAAAGCCAATGGTGAGCAGCATCAGGGGATCATTGCCAATGTAAAAGCTGCCCGTGTACTCAATGAGCGCGACCTGGATGAGATCTTAGCCAGAGAATCGACGCCGTTCTTTTTAGTCCTTGATGGTGTGACAGATCCACATAATCTCGGTGCCTGTTTGCGCAGTGCCGATGCCGCTGGTGCGCACGCACTGATTGTACCCAAAGATAAATCTGCCAAGTTAAATGGCACGGCCCGCAAAGTGGCGTGTGGCGCAGCGGAAACCGTACCGTTGATCCAGGTGACGAATCTGGCCCGCACGCTCAGGGATATCAAAGAAGCGGGTGTCTGGGTAGTTGGAACCGCAGGTGAGACAGACACTGACTTGTTTGATGCCAGTCTTACCGGCCCTATTGCTGTGGTAATGGGGGCTGAAGGCGATGGCATGCGCCGTCTGACCCGCGAGCACTGTGATGTGCTGGTAAAAATTCCGATGGTTGGTACTGTATCCAGTCTCAACGTGTCTGTGGCCACCGGGATCTGTTTGTTTGAGGTGTTGCGTCAGCGCAATGCACAATAA
- the rnr gene encoding ribonuclease R — MSKQDPYLSREQEKYDNPVPSREFILDHIQKSNNKTNFNQLCQDLKVFEDERQIAFKRRLRAMERDGQLFFNKFKCYVIPTDDGLVKGRVIGHRDGFGFLEVEGEAKDWFITKYQMDRVLHGDWVLAKAGSRGSGGKVDARIVRVLEKERAPIVGRFFVEHGMAVVVPEDPRLTQDIIVLPGSENGARHNQMVQVQITQSPSKQMNAVGKVTEVLGDHMAPGMEIEVALRNHEIPYEWPQAVLDQVAEHGEFVAEPDKLGRVDLRDLPLLTIDGEDARDFDDAVYCERKKSGGWRLWVAIADVSHYVSKGSALDKEAISRGNSVYFPEQVVPMLPKVLSNGLCSLNPQVDRLCMVAEMTVSEAGRLSGYRFYEAVMNSHARLTYTKVHAMLQGDEALREQYNALYPHISELHQMYMALKSERQARGAIEFETLETRFVFNAHRKIESIVPVVRNDAHKLIEECMILANVSAARLLEKHEASALFRVHDQPDPEKLSQFRLFLQDLGIESTLGHEPTPLEITEALAGLGERPELELIQTMLLRSMKQAVYQPDNIGHYGLALKAYAHFTSPIRRYPDLVVHRAIKGILAEQGQQVSGAYVYESDEADQLGEQCSMTERRADDATREVADWLKCEFMQDHVGDEFTGVISSVTNFGLFVRLDELQIDGMIHVSNLGHEYFHFDGAKHCLIGEHSRSVFRLGDKLSVVVNSVSLDERRINLALAEEAVPDRYARRRRKAATENAGKSVRAQLKDGKIPSKDKKDSKADKDARPAKSDGKKPKKAKKTTPKGKAKKAKQADTLTGKKKTKKSASKTKAKRPGKNARKRNKSSAGA; from the coding sequence ATGTCTAAACAGGATCCTTATCTCAGCCGAGAACAAGAAAAATACGATAACCCGGTGCCCAGCCGTGAGTTCATTCTTGACCATATTCAAAAAAGCAATAATAAAACCAATTTCAATCAGCTTTGTCAGGACCTTAAAGTCTTCGAAGATGAACGACAAATTGCCTTTAAACGGCGCCTTAGAGCCATGGAGCGTGATGGTCAGCTGTTTTTCAACAAGTTCAAATGTTACGTGATCCCAACGGATGATGGCCTGGTCAAAGGTCGGGTGATTGGACATCGTGATGGCTTTGGCTTTTTGGAGGTGGAGGGCGAAGCCAAAGACTGGTTTATCACTAAGTATCAGATGGACAGAGTATTGCACGGTGATTGGGTGCTGGCGAAAGCAGGTTCCCGAGGCTCAGGTGGTAAAGTGGATGCACGCATTGTGCGGGTGCTCGAAAAAGAGCGTGCACCGATAGTCGGGCGCTTCTTTGTCGAACATGGCATGGCGGTAGTCGTACCTGAAGATCCACGCCTGACGCAGGACATTATTGTGCTGCCGGGCAGCGAAAATGGTGCCCGTCATAACCAGATGGTTCAGGTTCAGATCACCCAAAGCCCCAGCAAGCAAATGAATGCGGTGGGTAAGGTGACGGAAGTACTGGGTGACCATATGGCGCCGGGTATGGAGATTGAGGTCGCGTTACGAAACCACGAAATCCCTTATGAGTGGCCGCAGGCGGTGCTTGATCAGGTCGCAGAGCACGGGGAATTTGTCGCTGAGCCGGATAAACTTGGCCGGGTTGATTTACGCGATCTGCCACTGCTCACCATCGACGGGGAAGACGCCCGAGATTTCGATGATGCGGTTTACTGTGAACGCAAAAAGTCAGGTGGCTGGCGTTTATGGGTCGCTATTGCCGATGTATCGCACTATGTGTCTAAAGGCAGTGCACTGGATAAAGAAGCCATCTCTCGGGGGAATTCAGTGTACTTCCCTGAGCAAGTGGTGCCTATGCTGCCCAAAGTCCTGTCGAATGGCTTATGTTCTTTGAACCCGCAAGTGGACCGTCTCTGTATGGTGGCCGAAATGACGGTGTCCGAAGCCGGCCGTTTGTCAGGTTACCGTTTTTACGAAGCAGTAATGAATTCTCACGCACGCCTGACGTACACTAAGGTTCATGCGATGTTGCAGGGCGATGAAGCCTTGCGCGAGCAATATAACGCGCTGTACCCACACATTAGCGAGTTACACCAGATGTATATGGCCCTGAAGTCTGAGCGTCAGGCGCGTGGTGCCATCGAGTTCGAAACCCTGGAGACGCGTTTTGTCTTCAACGCACATCGTAAAATTGAGTCCATCGTACCTGTGGTGCGTAATGATGCCCATAAACTGATCGAAGAGTGTATGATCCTGGCCAATGTGTCGGCGGCACGGTTGCTGGAAAAACACGAAGCCAGTGCGCTGTTCCGGGTCCATGATCAGCCTGATCCGGAAAAGCTCAGCCAGTTCAGATTATTCTTGCAAGACTTAGGGATCGAAAGCACCTTGGGCCATGAGCCAACGCCTTTGGAGATCACTGAAGCCCTGGCCGGTCTGGGCGAGCGCCCGGAACTGGAGCTGATCCAGACCATGCTATTACGCTCGATGAAACAGGCTGTATATCAACCGGATAATATTGGTCACTATGGTCTTGCGCTGAAGGCGTATGCACACTTCACCTCGCCCATTCGACGTTATCCGGATCTGGTGGTGCATCGCGCGATCAAAGGGATCCTGGCGGAGCAGGGACAACAAGTGTCCGGTGCTTATGTGTATGAAAGTGATGAAGCGGATCAGCTCGGTGAGCAATGTTCAATGACAGAACGTCGCGCCGATGATGCGACTCGTGAGGTAGCGGACTGGCTCAAGTGTGAGTTTATGCAAGATCACGTGGGTGATGAGTTCACTGGCGTGATTTCATCGGTCACCAATTTTGGTTTGTTTGTTAGGCTCGATGAGTTACAAATCGATGGCATGATCCATGTCAGTAACCTGGGTCACGAATATTTCCATTTTGATGGCGCGAAACACTGCCTGATTGGGGAGCACAGCCGGAGTGTCTTTAGACTCGGTGATAAGCTGAGTGTGGTCGTCAACTCCGTGAGCCTGGATGAACGACGTATTAATCTGGCGCTGGCCGAAGAGGCGGTGCCAGACCGGTATGCCAGACGGCGTCGTAAAGCGGCGACAGAGAATGCCGGAAAAAGTGTGCGTGCGCAGTTGAAAGACGGCAAGATCCCGAGCAAAGATAAAAAAGACAGCAAAGCAGACAAAGACGCAAGACCCGCTAAAAGCGACGGCAAAAAACCGAAAAAGGCTAAGAAGACCACACCTAAAGGAAAGGCTAAAAAAGCCAAACAAGCTGATACTTTGACCGGTAAGAAGAAAACCAAGAAAAGTGCCAGCAAAACTAAGGCAAAGCGTCCTGGTAAAAACGCGCGTAAAAGAAACAAATCGAGTGCGGGAGCATAA